From the genome of Ptychodera flava strain L36383 chromosome 13, AS_Pfla_20210202, whole genome shotgun sequence:
ATGCTTTGAATCATCCACAAGTTTAGATTTATGCCATCTTTGAAAATTAATCACAACATGCACATAGACACATAACACCTAAACAGCAGCTATATCCCTAATCCTACCAGGCAGTATCATTTCCACATCTgctaagtcagtaaaaagcggtattgagccaaatctATCTCCATATTTTCACGTAACTTGGCATGTTATGTTAGAGCAGATTTAATAAGTTAAAACTATGTTGATAGTATTATGTTTTCAGGACCTTCAAATGTcgaagtctttgttaaaatgcagcATATTACTGGTTTTAGCCAACCTACCCAGGTGATGACATACGGCAGGATAGGGGACCATGGTTAACATACCTACATGTATACTTGTTTCCATGCTCAGTGCAATAATCTCAAATGACAACTGACCAATAGTCCACATATTCTTCCTTCTCAGAATTATTCttatgtttgtttacatgctaGGTAATCGTCATGGACTTCTTGTACCAAACACCACGACAGATCAAGAGTTACAACACATAAGAAATTCTCTACCAGATAGTGTCAAAATACAGAGGATTGAAGAAAGACTATCGGCATTGGGAAATGTCATCGCCTGCAATGATTATGTAGCATTAGTCCATCCTGACCTTGACAGAGTGAGTAGCATTTTGGGTCATAGGTTATGTGACATGATAATTATCAAATGACTTCCCAACTTTGACTCTGATGATTGTTATATTTTGGTATCAGATGAATTTACTGTCAAGATATCTCAACCCATTGACGATGTGAGTAACTTGTCCAGATATACCATCATGTCATCAAGTTGACAGTGTACGGTTTTAGACAGTTATACAGTAGTTTACAGTTTGCTGATAAAGTGCCTGTAAATACATGCAATCGTCAATGAAACCACTTGTTCTATGTGTGGTCAAGCAATTTCATACCCATGGCAATAATGGATATGAAAAAGGTACCCTGGTCTCAGGGAAATTCAGATCACAAGATATGAATCTGGTACAAGTATCTGAAGTCTTTCTTCCCCACCATGTGCCTTGTCAGGAGACCTTTCAACAAGGGAAATGACATTGTCCAAGAAAGTCAAGATTTTAACCATTCCAATGAAATATCCATCACAGTATAGATTTCTTAATTATACCCTCTccctttttcaaatacaaaagtaAAGACTTGTATTTCTCACTTTCAGGAAACTGAAGAAATTCTAGCAgatgttttgaaagttgaagTGTTCCGTCAGACAGTAGCAGACAATGTACTTGTTGGCTCATATTGTTCCATAAGCAATCAAGGTGCCTTGGTAAGTTTATGTTACTCTACAGAAATCAATGTGCCATTTACTTTGAATATCAGTGGGTTATTATGTCATTCAACTGGATCCCATGAAATGCCCATGTACAGAGTAAATACCACATTTGGCTGAGTATAAGCCCCAGATCTCAAAACAGGTAATCCTTTGGAAGTAGATTATGCTATAGCAACACTCAATGCTTTCTGCCATACACACTTCATTTATgctaaggccatttaaagaaaattctttgtttgccgtccttggatttttgaaaaatttaccaGCCATCCAGGgacaaaacacagacaaaaacacaagtgaATTAACGTAAGctcaatttttgtttgttttcttttggtaaaataatatttttatttcatcacatTAAACGCCAGTGACTTGCAAAATGCCAATCCTCAATAAACGTATACAGAAACATagaataaagttttcacagaaAATATGTTACAAAGCAAAACTTAATGTGAGTTTAGAATACAAATGTATAAATCCTATCAAAATAAGGAGGTAGGTAAAGTGcatttaattttcaatatcAGATGTTAATTAGAGAAGTTCAGTGTGGACATTTTTTGTGGAAATTTCCTCAACAATATGGTAGATTCATCTCCTCGCTTTCCTCCAATATCTATCAATGACAGTATGCCTTGTATTTGACAAGGTTGAGAACATTCTGAATTTATCAGATTGCAAATGTAGTGATGTTCATTTTAAATGGATTGAAAGGATGGCTATGTTGTCAAAGAAGTGTTGTCATTCCCAGAGTAATGTCACTACAATTGGTCCACAAGATTGATTCTCTctaagggatatagtcgtcggaactgaactcaaaggtcgtatgggacccatacgaccaatataaatactgtattcaaggtacgatggtgattgatgaaagttagaaCATGTCTGTCgtaatctacattgtataatttaaatgttgcaactATGATGATgtggtgcatctagatatcctgcacaaaatttaaaaaaaagaaacacgcaggcgcagttccgatgactgttTCCCTTTCATCAATCAGAAACTGTTGTACATCACACTAAACCAATGAGAAATTGTCTAGGTCTTAGTGCTACTGGGAAAAAAAACTGTTTAACGATGGTAATATTTGTAAATGGATTCCAATAAATATTTCATAGAGTTTGTGTATCAGGTcatatatgtacactttgcagtGGCTGTAACTAAAATTCTATGTTATGTATAGCTACTCAAACCTCGTCTGATATAGATCATTAATTTTTGTCTTCtctttatgtttatattatttaCTTGCTCTGTAGGTACATCCGAAAACGTCGATAGAAAATCAAGATGAAATATCCTCATTACTTCAAGTTCCACTCGTGGTGAGATTATTTTCCATTATATTCAAACAGACAtgaaataaacttaaaaagGCCTTGGCAACAAGCTTCATTCAAAATGGTGTGAATTCACTGTATCTGTTTCATGCAACTTTAtatttcatatgaattgcaaaTTCCATATTTGATGTTTCTTTATCAGTCTTCACATCTTAGCTTCGAGAGGACTGATGAAGCTTGttgatgtcagtctttcagtCTTAGTCCACTGTCATCTGTTAAACTACTTCCTTACACTTTTTACTTCACTTCCTTTTATCAAACTACTTATGTCCACAGTTCAAAATCCATAAATCATAGCGGCGCCTTTGTGCTTAACCTTTCTTGTATAGAACATTGAGCTGTTATCAGGAAGTTAATAGGAATAGTGGTACAGAAGAATCCACTACACTGGCTTACACTCACCAACGGCCAAAACGTTTTGATGTTTGTTTGGGATGGGGGCTGCAATAGCAGTAGTAAATGGTTAAATTTCCATTATCATAGGACGTTTTAGAAGTGTAACTTCATATCCAATTTGTCTTTTGTCAGGttttggcaaacaaattttagcTAAAACAATTCAGACAAACTCTACATTCTCCCAATTTTTGCCATCAATGTACTGTGTACGTGTATAATGTAATAAGTAACATCTTACATAAAGCAGAGCAGTGTGACATGTTCCTCCCATTCATGAGATACTTGTCAGTAGGCATCAGGGATGCACacaataaatttgttgatgtaCGCATTTAAAATTTATCATGTGTGTATTGTACCCCTAACGCTGAAAATGTATGATAATAGTTCTTCTTAAGTAATATTCCTCAGACAAACATATTTCTTTAAGGCGTTGTTAGCTCAAGAATTGACTCAAATTTAGTAACTTCAGAAAAAAGTAATACAGTTGTTCTTACCAATGTAATGTTTGTTGTGATGTTGATGTAGGCCGGTACAGTAAACAGAGGAAGTGAAGTCATTGGTGCTGGCATGGTAGTCAATGACTGGAGTGCATTCTGTGGACTTGACACAACAAGTACTGAACTCTCAGTCGTGGAAAGTATTTTTAAACTTGGAGAAGCTCAACCCAGTGCTGTAACATCAGAAATGAGAGCCTCATTGGTCGAAAGGTAAGCTGAATTTCCACATCATCTTCAACTCTTCATAAATTCAGCCAAATCTAAAGGAGTCAGTGGTTGTGTGGATTGTCAGAACAGCAGATTACATATCCTATGATGACTTATGATATTACGACATACATTGATTCCATCATCGGTGTGTGTGTTGTAATTGTCAGTAGAATAAAcaccagtgtgccctctaagcaATATATGACGTGCCACGATGCAAACAAATTGCCTGTGAGGCAAGCAAGTTTTTGGTTTACATGTGAAGACATAAGGCTGACATGAAGAGTTTTCTTAAATTTGCCAAATTGGCGCAAAATTTTCAGAAAGAACACATTTGTCAGAGGGCACATGATAAACACTATGCCGGGCCAAAACAGTAAGGTATAAAGCCAAATTACTGGTGTTAGCTTTCTACAGTGTAGGTAGAAGGGATGTGTAATTTGTGTAAATGTAAAACACAGAGACCCCCCTAGCTGGGTGTCCTCATCTCCTTGTCCAAGAATTTGCTTAAatagtttcaatatctgaaatgTTATACATGTCAGATTCAAGAGAACTGCTTGATGTTACTTTGATTTGGCAAAAATGGCACTAGCCATGGCCTATTTTGGAAGCcattatttgagaaaataatgCTTGGATGAGTGAAATTGAGTAGATTCACTCTTGGATaagacaaatgaaaatgcatgggTTAACTTCTGGTCACTCATACTGTGATGCACACATTATAGTCACACTGGTAGTAGGGTCCTTCAGCAATACGACACAGGTCCACTCAACTCAGTTCAGTCTGTGAAGATTTTATAACATATAATTGTGTTCTCACTGTTGTACCCATCAAACTGATAGCTTATTTGTTTCTAAAGGAAATACAGAGTGAGAAATTTAAGATTGCTTCTGCATTTGATTCTTAAGTATTCAAAGCATTCCGCAGTGTTGATttataaatttcaaatcatgCACTGATTTGTGTTTAATGGTAATTACTAAAATTGGCAATATGTAAAGCAGCTGGAGAGAAAGTGATTTATTCATTTGCATGATTGCTATGTAAAGTAAATAAGACTCTCACATAACGCAGAAATCATTCATGactgtgagggcgctttcttTGTGACATCACTCATGGAGGTGATCGATAAACATGGTCAAAATTTAAACATATGCATCTccttttcaatttctttcagCATGACGTAATTGACTGTAGGAGAGTTTCACCACATGTGGACCTGACACTTCACAGCGTCTTCTAGATAACTTTACCATAGCTGCCATGACTACAGCAACTTGACACAGCTGAAACACCTTACACTTTTCAGCAGCTGGAATTGAAGGAATAAAATACATAGAGTGTCTCATTTGAAACACTCTCACAGGGTCAaaacaaggtattattttaattttcataaaactttgaaaacttaCCAGTGCTTGACTGTTTGCCAAGATTTCGTCAGGCAGTAAAGGACATATATTTATAAGTTTTTATATGTCTGTATCATAGTTAATGATAGATAATAAAGCTATGTcattaataaaaatatgaaataaagacacaataattcaaatatttttctcaCTGTGTCGACTAGGCTTTCTTTGTCTTCTTCCGATACCATGTAGAAATACTTAGTATTTTTGGCATATCAACATAAACTGTTCATGCGTAATATGTATTGTTAGTGTTTATATCGTAATTCAGGTCTTGACCTAAAATTagtttttattgttcatgacacagacacagacagacacagacagacacactcagtgacagacacagacacacagagacagaggcAGACACTAGGTGACAGACAGAGACtgacatgcacacacacacttgTGTGCAATATTGACAAGGCAAGTACTGagcatttcaccatgatttaTGAAGTAGACCAAGctgtcaaaataaataataaaactttTCAATTCTGTCAAATTTGATTTCTGTTACACTATTTAAATGATATCATGGTACCACATCAATATGACCATTTAAGTAACGGTGTCTCTATTATACTGAAATGTGTTTACTGCAAAGTTTAGACTAATTGTAACAATGAGGTATCTAAATAAATTGACATAAAGTTATTACACTTGCTCCAAATATTGTGTGCTAACAACTTCTATATCCAAATGTTTATTCAATAACCACTTGGATTTGACTTGCCTTTATGTCTACATTATTGTATTATCAGCTGCTACTGAAATGTTTTAGGAAAGTAGTCATTATGATAGACAGATTGATGTATGCACTGTTTGGACAGTGTTGTCTTTCAGTGTTGTCTTTCAGAATATAGCTGAAGCAGCTAATAAATACATTCTGTAACAGCATATACTGCCTACACTAAAGTGTTTGTAGTCTCATTGTCAAGTTCATAGTGAAATTTCTcaagttttaacaaa
Proteins encoded in this window:
- the LOC139148416 gene encoding eukaryotic translation initiation factor 6; this encodes MAVRALFENSNEVGVFAKLTNAYCLVAVGGSANFYSVFEGELSDVIPVVYTSIAGCRIIGRMTVGNRHGLLVPNTTTDQELQHIRNSLPDSVKIQRIEERLSALGNVIACNDYVALVHPDLDRETEEILADVLKVEVFRQTVADNVLVGSYCSISNQGALVHPKTSIENQDEISSLLQVPLVAGTVNRGSEVIGAGMVVNDWSAFCGLDTTSTELSVVESIFKLGEAQPSAVTSEMRASLVESMT